A stretch of Lathyrus oleraceus cultivar Zhongwan6 chromosome 6, CAAS_Psat_ZW6_1.0, whole genome shotgun sequence DNA encodes these proteins:
- the LOC127091505 gene encoding glycolipid transfer protein 1: MEGTVFTPALEELQHVKSEQGEILTKPFLDSCRHILPVIDKFGPAMTLVKSDIGGNITRLETLYSSNPSRFNILYSLVQVEIESKTAKSSSSCTNGLLWLTRAMDFLVALFQNLIEHKDWPMSQACTDAYNKTLKKWHGWLASSSFTVVMKLAPDRKKFIEVIGGTGDINADIEKFCTTFSPLLLENHKFLARFGLDDMKAS, translated from the exons ATGGAGGGGACTGTCTTCACTCCTGCACTGGAAGAACTCCAGCATGTAAAGTCTGAGCAAGGAGAGATTCTGACCAAGCCTTTCTTGGATTCATGCAGACACATATTGCCTGTTATAG ATAAGTTTGGACCTGCTATGACCCTTGTTAAATCCGACATAGGTGGTAATATAACG AGATTGGAAACTTTATACTCATCCAATCCATCAAGATTTAATATCCTGTACAGTTTGGTACAAGTAGAGATCGAAAGTAAAACCGCTAAATCATCATCCAGTTGTACCAATGGGCTTCTTTGGCTGACAAG AGCAATGGATTTCTTGGTGGCTTTGTTCCAAAACTTGATTGAGCATAAAGATTGGCCAATGTCACAAGCATGTACAGATGCATACAACAAGACTCTGAAGAAGTGGCATGGCTGGCTTGCTAGCTCAAGCTTCACT GTAGTCATGAAGCTTGCTCCAGACAGGAAGAAGTTCATCGAGGTGATAGGAGGTACCGGTGATATAAATGCTGACATAGAGAAATTTTGTACAACCTTCTCTCCTCTCCTTCTTGAGAATCACAAGTTTCTG GCGCGTTTTGGGTTGGATGATATGAAGGCATCATGA